The proteins below come from a single Staphylococcus sp. MI 10-1553 genomic window:
- a CDS encoding P-loop NTPase family protein — MNIGTALQIPTYHLDRYAWEDGELVPAEVLQRHVTEIVKTETWLMDGTYKEALDEGLARVDLLIWLSDSRWRCILWVIRRYVMGKVRSQAGDNPDIISHERLK; from the coding sequence ATGAATATTGGTACAGCACTTCAAATTCCAACGTATCATTTAGATCGCTATGCATGGGAAGATGGAGAACTTGTACCGGCAGAAGTGTTGCAACGTCATGTCACTGAAATTGTGAAGACTGAGACATGGTTAATGGATGGCACGTATAAAGAGGCGTTAGACGAAGGGTTAGCACGCGTAGACTTATTGATTTGGCTTAGCGACTCACGTTGGCGATGTATATTATGGGTGATACGCCGCTATGTGATGGGCAAAGTTCGCTCTCAAGCTGGAGACAATCCAGACATCATCAGTCATGAGAGGTTGAAATGA
- a CDS encoding NAD(P)/FAD-dependent oxidoreductase, whose product MKQHHRVIIIGAGAAGIGMAVTMKTLRFEDVCVIEGGSIGQSFKNWPKSTRTITPSFTSNGFGMPDMNAIAKDTSPAFTFNEEHLSGDTYAEYLTVVAEHYDIDVRTETKVEDVQFVDSVYELNTSQGTLTADYIYVATGDFAFPNQPFDHGIHYSEVDDFKGLPGHTFTIIGGNESAFDAAIHLAKQGAQVSLYTSSTGFDADEADPSIRLSPYTHQRLREVVQQGAEIEMNVHYRAESIVFRHGQYEIHFDNGAIVYSPTEPIIATGFDVTKNPLIQQLFTVREGEVRLTDLDESTRYPNVFLIGARVRHDEAILCYIYKFRARFAVLARTMMQREGLAVDQKVIDSYRDNQMYLDDYSCCEVACSC is encoded by the coding sequence ATGAAACAACATCACCGAGTCATTATTATTGGTGCAGGCGCTGCAGGTATTGGTATGGCTGTAACGATGAAGACGCTCCGTTTTGAAGATGTTTGCGTGATAGAGGGTGGTTCAATTGGACAATCCTTTAAAAATTGGCCGAAATCGACACGCACGATTACGCCGTCCTTTACTTCAAACGGTTTTGGTATGCCTGACATGAATGCGATTGCCAAAGATACATCACCTGCTTTTACATTTAATGAAGAACATTTATCGGGTGATACATATGCAGAATATTTAACAGTTGTTGCTGAACATTACGACATCGATGTGCGAACAGAAACAAAAGTGGAAGATGTTCAATTTGTCGATAGCGTTTATGAATTAAATACATCTCAAGGTACATTGACAGCAGATTATATTTACGTTGCGACAGGTGACTTTGCCTTTCCAAATCAACCATTTGATCACGGTATTCATTATAGTGAAGTGGATGATTTTAAGGGGTTACCTGGCCATACGTTTACGATTATTGGTGGGAACGAAAGTGCGTTTGATGCGGCGATTCATCTCGCTAAACAAGGTGCACAAGTGTCACTTTATACAAGTTCAACAGGTTTTGACGCAGATGAAGCTGATCCAAGTATTCGTTTGTCACCATATACGCATCAACGTTTAAGAGAAGTGGTACAACAAGGTGCAGAAATTGAAATGAATGTGCATTATCGCGCGGAGTCTATCGTGTTTCGTCACGGCCAATATGAAATCCATTTTGATAATGGTGCCATCGTATACAGTCCGACAGAACCGATTATCGCGACAGGGTTTGATGTGACGAAAAATCCACTCATTCAACAACTTTTTACAGTGAGAGAAGGAGAAGTGCGATTAACGGATTTAGATGAGTCGACACGTTACCCGAATGTCTTTTTAATAGGTGCGAGAGTACGCCATGATGAAGCGATACTTTGCTATATTTATAAATTTAGAGCACGCTTTGCAGTATTAGCACGTACGATGATGCAACGTGAAGGCTTGGCTGTGGACCAAAAAGTGATTGATAGTTATCGCGACAATCAAATGTATTTAGATGATTATAGTTGTTGTGAAGTGGCCTGCTCATGCTAA